The stretch of DNA TCCCCTGTTACACACCCCTCCACGTCCCCCAGTCCAGCAAGCCCTTCCCCTCCAGCACCCCGCAGCTGCTGGGCGACCCCTTCCTGCATTGCACCTCCCTGTGCACCCCGCAATCGCCGGACCCCCTCCCTCACCGccccctccagcccagccagcgCCGGGGCTCCCTGTCCCCCCGCCTGCACGTCTGGGGggtgccctccccaccccaaaaccccgcTACCCCCTGAGTGGGTGCctgagggctctgctccccccctccccatccagCCTGCAGGGCCCCCGCTCCCATGGGGGAGGCTCCGGCGTCAGAGCTGGATGCGGTGCTGGGTGGCGGCGGCTGGGACGTGGGGGCGAGCTTCGAGGGTCCCCCACCACCCACCGGCCCCATCCGCCTGGGGAGGAACGCCTGCTACGTTGTCCTGGCCGTGCTCTTCAACGAGGAGGTGAGGCAGCCCCCGCGGGGACCCCCACCCCGGTGGCGCCCGGTGCCCACCCCGACCCCTCTCCGTCCCCGCAGGATGGGGTGCTGCTGGTGCAGGAGGCCAAGCCTGAGTGCCGCGGGAAGTGGTACCTGCCGGCTGGGAGGATGGAGCCCGGCGAGAGCGTCGTGGCTGCCATGCGGAGGGAGGTGAAGGAGGAGACGGGGCTGGAGTGTGAACCCCTCACCTTGCTggcgctggaggagagggggCCGGCGTGGATCCGCTTCGCGTTCCTTGCACGCCCCACCGGTGCGTTCCTGTGCCGTTTGGGGCTCTGAAGGGGTGTGGGAAGGACGCAGCTCATCTGGCGCATCCCCTGCCAGCGCCGTGCTGGGGCATCggtgtcccctgccagccccacaatCGGCATTGGCATCCCCAGCCAGCCCCGTGCTGGGGCATCggtgtcccctgccagccccacgaTGGGCATTGGCGTCCCCAGCCAGCCCCGTGCCGGGGCATCggtgtcccctgccagccccacgaTGGGCATTGGCGTCCCCAGCCAGCCCCGTGCCGGGGCATCagtgtcccctgccagccccacgaTGGGCATTGGCGTCCCCAGCCAGCCCCGTGCCGGGGCATCggtgtcccctgccagccccacgaTGGGCATTGGCGTCCCCAGCCAGCCCCGTGCCGGGGCATCggtgtcccctgccagccccacgaTGGGCATTGGCGTCCCCAGCCAGCCCCGTGCCCGGGCATCAGTGTCCCCTGCCACCTTTGTGCCAGGGCATCGGCATCCCCTGCCAGCCCAATAATGGGCATCAGCATCCCCTGCCAGCCCAGTGCCAGGGCATCGCTGTCCCCTGCCAGCACCATCACCAGCGCTGGCATCCCCCCACAGACCCCGTGCTGGGGTATTGGTGTCCCCTATCAGCCCCGTGATGGGGTCTCGGTGCCCCCACCAGCCCCGTAACCGGGCACTGGCACCCCCTGCCAACCCAGTGCCGGGGTCCTGCTGTCCCCCGCCACCCCTGTGCCAGGGCATCGTCGTCGTTCCCCCCACCCCTGTGCCACAGCATCGCTGTCTCTCTGCCCACAGGCGGGACCCTGAAGACCCTGGAGGAGGCTGACGCCGAGTCCCTGCAAGCGGCGTGGTGGGCCAGGGACCCCTCCGAGCTGCCGCTGCGAGCCCCAGACATCCTGCCCTTGCTGGACCTCGCCGCTCGCTACCGCCTcagccccccgcacccccccacGCTGCCAcaggagctgccctgcgcccTGCTCTGCTTGCGGCTCCTGGTGGCCTTCGCCAACAATGCCGGGGACCTTTGGGTGTTGCTGGGCACGGCCGGGACCCCCCACCTGCCCGTGGTGGCCTGCGGCACGTCCCCGGCTGAGCTCCGCGGGGGTCTCcgcctgcctgtgctgcagctgctgctggactgCCTGCCGTCCGACCCCCACCCGGGacccctggggctgctggggctgcagcaccgggctgggggtcccgggggggctGACGGCGTTTGTTTCAACATGCTGCTGAGCAtcccgcccggcagccccggggctaCCCCCCCCGAGCCCCGCAGCCCCGCTTTCTGCTGGTGGCACGTGGAGGAGGAGAGCCTGAGGGGCAGGATCCTGCAGCGGCTCTGTGCTGCGGCCACGGTGCCTGTCCGCAGCTAGTGCCCGGTAAGCCCCGGCAGCATGGCTCTGGGCACGGGGGGGGTGTCCAGCTGGGACatgtggccggggggggggggggggtcctgcttGCAGTGCCAAAGGCGAGAGCCCTGGGATGTGCTGCCTGTGGCCAGGGGGGCGTTTTGGTGCAGGGCATGGCCCCATGTCCTGGCTTGGGGGGGCTGAGAGCCAGCCAGAGCAGAAATAAACCCGGCTGCTGCTTCTTGCATCCACCCGGCTGCGGTTGAAAGgggggaactggggggggggggggggggggggagcggggagcccgGTTTTGAGGGATGCTTGGGAAGGGGGGCCAGGCGCAGTATACATGGCAGGGGCACAGCGTGTGGTGCTGAGCTCACGGCTTTATTGTAGCAGAGTCCCATCACCCAGGGGACACGGTGCCCGGCTGTGCAGGGTTCAGGGTGCGCTGTCCCTGCCAGGCAGGAGCcacgaacacacacacacacacacgcacacacacgcacccccccccccccccccccccggtgccccagAGCCGGGGGAGATGATTGAGTTATCGCAGCCGAGGGGGTGGCATTGCCCCACGCGGGCAGAGGGCAGCGCCGTGCCCGCGCATCCCATTATTGCCAAAAAAAAGATCCTGCTTGGGGTTGGTGAGGGCTCGGGGCAGCTCCAacaccggggcggggggaacaGGAACCCACCACCCAGGAGGAAACGCAGCACGGTTCGCTTTGCACCCAGAGGGGCTGCATCCTGCACTGGCGAGGTGGCATCACCTCCGGGTTGGCCAAGGCAGTGGTGAAGGACTCTgcgcctcctcttcctcctcgccgGGCGCTGCGAGGCTGGTGTCCTTCCCGGGGTGCCACCGCCATGCCCGGCTTTTGGGGACGTGCCGGTCTGAGCAGGGCCACTGGAAGCTACTGGCACATGGGTTGGGCCATCCCCGGTGGCCACCGCAGCCCGGCTGAAGAGGGGGTGCTCGGCAGGGGACCggggagctgcagctcagggGGGCCCCTCCGGCGGTCCCTTGACCAGGGCGATGGCAGCCAGCTCCTTGCAGAACTCCTccagcaccaccacccccttGAAGAGCATTGCGTGGTCCATCCTGTGGGGAAACGAGCAATGGGGGCTCCGTGGGGTACACCCCCCTCAAAGGGCATGCATTGCCCCCatcctctgcccccccccccccagcacttaCTGCTCTCCGGGCACCAGTCCCATGAGCTGCCGGCGCACCAGGAGCAGCTTGGCCCTGAAATGGGGCACACGCTGGAGCCGCTGCATCAGGTCCCCAATCACCTGCATGGGGGGAATAGTCAGGCCCCGTTTCGAgggggtgtccctgtccccatccccccccccgcccccagcaggTGACATTACCCTGACGAGGACGGAGAAGAGCGAGCGGCAGCCGGGTGCCAGGTTGAGGTAGGGGTCCAGCAGGTACTCGtggaggtggggatgggggaaggCGGCCAGGCGGGACAGCACCGAGGTCACCTGCAGGTTCAGGCTGtagggctggggcggggggaatgCTCAACGGGAGCTGGCACGGCcagtccccgtcccccccccggcaTCCCCCGGCAGGGACTCGGCTGGGGGGGTGTTTGAATAGAGGATGCACTGCCTTCCCATGGCTATTGCCAGCCCTGCGCCCCTGGGGACCCACAGCAGAGGGTGGCAGCCCTCCTTTCCAGGGTCCGGGACCCCCATAGTGGAGGTAAAGTGGCCAAGAGCATCGGTGGCGTTCGCAGCCACTGAGCTCCCATTGGTGGGGACAGGCGGAGACCCCTTTGGGGGGAAAAGTCCCCCCCGGCCATGCAAAGGGGGGGCAGCGGGCAGTAGGGACCCAGGTACATCCCTGGCATCTCGACTGGCCGTCCCCGTACCTGGTCCAGGATCCGAGTCATCCGGTCAAACAGCACCTTGAGGAAGTGGCCCTCGTAAAATGTCGCTTCGGGGTGGCAGGCGtcgaggggctggggggccgggggccaCCCACACGGGGCCGCGCTGGCACGGCACGCCTGGACctggccgggggggaggggggggggtgatggtggGCGAGAGCCAGAGCAGGGGCCGGCACTGCCGGGGATGGGGACCACCCCCCCAGCCACTCACCAAGCCCAGGGCATCGTGCACGTAGGTGTCGTAGCCACCTTCCTCCATGCACGAGGAGGTCTTCGCCTCCTCCGGGACCAGGCAGAGGAagctggaagagaggggagagggatggggagggggatacagcccccccccccccccatgctggagcagcccCTGCAAATCCCTACCTGCTGACCACCTCGCTCACTTGCCCCTTCCCCGACGGGGCCGATCCTGGGGGAGGCTTTTTTGCCATCCCAAAGCCAGCATCCGGGAATCCGTCGGTGAAATAGGGATCCTCCTCCAGGTCCCTGCGGGGCCGGTGCAGGGGCATTAGCCAGGTGGGTGCCAGGGGGCTGACCCCctcgccctgccccggcccccccccgtcCCGCTCACAGTCCGTCCTCATCGGGGTCCGGCTCGGGGAGTCCGCGCTCGTCGGGCATGGCGGGGCCGCGCTGCAGGTAGCCCCTCGCCTCCAGGTTCCTCAGCGCCAGGCTGTGTGCCACGTGCTCGTGGGGTTTCCGCAGGAGCTCCTCGAAGAGCCGCAGGCTGGCCAGGCTGATCTGCAGCACGGTGAGCGGGGTGAGACCAGCGgcactgccccccacccccaccccggcaTCACCCGTGTCCTGTCCCCCGGGATGGGGCTCACCTCGTCGGAGAGGTGGTTGCAGCGGTCGATGAGCTGGGTGCGCAGAGGGTGGGGGGCATCCCCCGGGATCTCGGGGTGCCGGTCTGGCCCCAGCAGGAAGAGCACGAGGCGGTGGAGCAGGGGAGGCGCGCGGATCTGCCGCACCGTGCCCGTCAGCATGGCCGTGGCACCGAGGATGGTGAGCTCGGACCTGCCGGGGGGCAGGGTAGGATGCTACGAGGGGTGTCCTGAGACAGCACCACAGCATCTCACAGCGGGGAAAAAGGAGGTGCGGGCAAGGGCAACCCTGCGGTCCCGACCCCAAGGGGGTCCTTGACAGAGAAACTCTCCCCTGGCTGCTGTCTTGGGCCTCAGACACTCACATCTCcaggagctgtggctgcaggATGCCCTGGAAAAACTTTTCCTCCACGGCCTCGGTGATGGCATCTGCCACGACCTGTGGGTGATGGCAGAGGCTGAGCCACAGCACGGGCAGGGGGCTGCcatgctctgcagggctggacGGTCGCTCCTTACCGGGTGGGCGCCCGTCACCAGCTCATCGAGGTAGTCCAGCCAGCCGAAGAAGGCAGCCAGGCTCTCCTTCCCTGGGAAAACCCCGTCGCCGGCAGCATCACCCTGCGACCTGAATGGGGTAGAGGACGTGGGGCTGCGGCAAAGCCTCGGCGGCAGCTGGGGACCACCCTGCCCGGCGCCCGCCTTACCTCCAGCTGGCCCTCTCCAGGGCGAGGACGTCGGCAGGGTCGGTGCAGGCGGGGACGGCGCTGTAGAGGTCACAGAGATGCTCCGTCAGCAGCTGGCACAGGGCGCTGCTCCGcaccaggcaggcagcagccgcCTCCTGGGCGAGCCCGACGAGCAAGAGCAGGTTTTCCCCAGCCTTCAGCGCGACCCTGCTCTtctgcgaggaggaggagagaggcgGCGTCACACGACCGGCGGCACCCGCCATCCCCTCCTTGCCAGCCCTTTCCCCCTACCTTGCTCTTGCAGAGCCCCACCAAGGACGTGATGAGGTTGCTGTCCCTCCGTGGCGGGGAAGGCTCGGCTGAGGGGGAGCCGGCAGTGGTGCTGGTGCCCGGGGGATGCTCCGTACCCTCTTCCACGGGGCTGGCCGGCAGCTCCTGGGCTCTCTTCCCATTCAGGATGCTCTTGCcctggagaggaagaggagcgGCGAAGCATCTCAGCCACCATCTCCCTCCCACTCACCCCGAGGAGCTTTGCAGTGGGGAAGGAGCTGCAAAGCACGTGAAAAAGCCCAATTAAACGAGCCAAACCCCACAGATGACCCACCAGCACAGGGATGCCTGGGGGCTGCTCACCTCCAGGATGTATGCCAGCAGGGTGGGATCCTGCTTGATCTTCGTGCAGAGGACGGCTGCGAACtgcacctcctccttctccgtgCCGGAGCCCAGGCGGTCGCCGCTGAGCTGGAGCAGCttctggcagggcagggagaggggatgcTGGGCCGCTGGCCGCTTTCCCGCCCTGCCCGGGTGCAGCAGTGCCGCCCCATTACTGCGGGCATCGGTTCCCAGCAGCGTTTGGCAGGGATGCTGCCAGTCCCAGCACGCGGCATTGCCGGCGGCACTGCCAGCCGGGGTCTCCCACCAGCTCCCGACAAGCCCCCAGGCACGGGGCTCACCTGCACCGGCCTGTGCACGTTGAGGTAGTGGAGGAGCGGGTGCTGCACCTGCCCCAGCACCCggctgaagaagaggaggacctGCTGCCTCATCCCGGGGGGGTACTGGGAGGGAGACGGGGAGAGGCATCAGCGAGAGCCCAGTTACCTGTTTGTGTACCTGATTACCCTGTAATTGCCCCAAGTCGCCTGCCGGCTCACCCAGCAGTCAGTGTGGGTGGCTTGCAAGAACACTCTCAGCAGAGATCCCGGTTTTGCTCCCCCAGAACGATGCAAAGGGGCCCATGGACCCCCCAGGACCTCCCGCCTGCCCCGGGCTCCTCTCCCTTTAGCAATTAGAGACTGAACTCAGTTCTCTGAATTGAGCTCTCTTGTAGAGAAAAAAACAGGGGGATTATTTCCCCTTTCCCACGGCTACAATGCTAGCAATGGGGAGTTAAAGCCCGGCACCCCAAAAACCAAATCCTCATGGCCACGGAAGGGCCAGCGCGCGTTTCTGAAGCCCACACTCCGCTAGCATTTCCTTGCGTTTGAATAAAAGGCTATTTATAGGGACCCTCATTATTCTTAGCAACAAAGGAACAGCAGAGCCGTTATATTCGGGCAATATTTACTTTGAGAGGGTGCTGTCTAAAAACACCTTGTCCTGCGAACCCAAGCGGCACTGTGCCAGTTGTGCAAACAGGCTGCTGGTGTGAGAAACATCCTTCCTGTGCACGCAGGGGTGTGATGGGATGCAAGAGCCATtcggaggagcagcagaaaggatCCCAGTGGGGATCTTACACCGAGCGATccagccccccaaaaaaagccaagCACCCTGACCAGCCCACACTCCACAAACTCCCCTTGCCCAGCTAGAAGagcttcaaaattaaaattactgaGCAGCACCGTGCAAAGCAGTCTGCGGATGCTGCAGCgcgggggggctcagcccccccaAAGCGGCTTTCCCGGTGCCTGTACACCCACCTCCGCCTTGCCCAGCGTGCCGAGGGTCTCCAGGAccttgtgctgcagcaggtactcGAGGCATGGTCCGGCCTCCCCCGccggctgctgcttctcctcgtACACCAGGATGTCCAGCATCTGCTTGAGGCGCCAGGGGATGTCCGTCTGTCTGGCAGGGATGCTCTCGTCTGCGGACACAAGAATTGGGGGCTGTGGCATGTTCCCCCAAGGCACCGGCAGCGTGCCGCCAGGCTCGGCAAGGGGAGCAATGCATGGTGGGGTGCTCAGGTGCAAATGTGGGGTGCTCGCCAGCAGCACCCCGAGCTGCGCTGGCCCAGAATCCCCCTCCGCTGCCGTTAGCGGGGACGACGCTAGATGGCAATGTGATGATGGAGTCCCAGCAGCACTCGAGGCTGCTCCTTCCGCTCATGGCCTAGCAGGCTGCCGGCTGTCCCCGCCGGGGCCAGAGCCACAGTCGGAGCTGCCGGCtgtcccggggggctgcggggtgctGCCTGGCACTGCCAGCCCTGGAGACCCTCCGGCACGGcccaggaggggaaggggcggcaGGGGCCAAGCGGGAAGGACCGAGATCTTGCCGGGGAAAGGGCAGAAGCTCTCCAGGCCCTGCTTTTAGTGCACCCGGAGAGGGACGTGCCCCAGCCTGCAATCGCTCCCAGGAGAATCCGCACCCACCCAAACCCCGCGTGCTGACCCCACTGGTGTGCAGGGGGGtcggggctgggcagggccaaGCACTCGGCTGGATAAGTCCTCCTGGGGTACGGGAATGGGTGTCCCATGCCAAAGCCCCGCATGCCATGTCAGCCGCAGTGCACTAGGGTCAGCACAGTGCCCTGCTACCGCATGGGGTCCTGTTCCAGCGCATGGGGACCCCCTCCCTGGGCACAGGGACCTTATTCCCAGGCCACGGGACCCTATCTTAGGGTACAGGGACCCCTTCCCAGGACACGGGGACCCTGTTCCCACACCACGGGGACCTTATTCCCATGCTGCAGGGAGCCCATCCTAGGGCACAGGGAGCCCATCCTAGGGCACAGGGACCCTCTCCCCGCACCCCACTCACCCGTGGCCTCCAGGTAGTAGCCAGTGATGCCCTTCCAGTGCTCGGTGAAGGCTTCCAGCAGGTCCACGCTGGGCTCCCGCTGTGCACACCGGAGCCGGGGTCAGGGGCGCACGGAAGCccccccggtcccggtcccggtcccggtcccggtcccggcgtatgtgtcccccccccggccccgctcaccgtCTCCACCGCCTGCTGCAGCAGCGCGCCCAGGCGGCTCAGCATGGCTGCGCCCGCCCGGCaccgaccccggccccggccccgctcccggccacggccacggccactgccccgctcccggccccgccgcgctccgctGCGGCCCCGCTGCGGTGGCTCCGCCcggcgccgggcggggagggcggcccGGCCGCGGTACCTCCCCCGGCGGCTCCGCTCCGGCTCCGGGCTCCGGCTgggtttggggtgcagggggcttgggggggggggggggggggcggcgggatgGGGGGCGGAGGGACTGCGGGAGCGGTGAGGGACGGAGGCTGGAGAGGTTGTCGGGGCTGGGGAGTTGGAGGAGTATTTGGGGCGGAGGGTTTGGAAAGGTCCCTTAGCCCTAAAACTGCCCCGGGGGGCAGCCCTGGGGTAGGGACGGACCCCCCCGTGCACGCCAGGCACCAGGGTGGGgacagccccccccgccccagctcaCCCCTTCCCATGGCACAACCCGGTAGAAGCCaaatgttatgatttttttttttttttaatccttaaaaaaaaaaaatgtttctacaattAAAAACAAGCCATGACAAACacagctgctggaaagcagcccagGGCCCAGCCCGGGTCCCGCCGACTCCAGAGAAGGTGCAATTAGGTGCCCCAAGCAGCCCCCCCCACTCCGCGTGTCGCTCCCAGTTGCTCGGTCTGGGGtgcatctgcacccacccctgcaacTGGGTGTCCCCGGGGGGGTGCCGGggtgctgccggtgcaccgtttCGACCGGACCCGCACCGGGGACAGAGCCGGCGGCTCATGAGATTGCAACCGGGAAATCTGTGCCCCAAAACCAAGGTGCTGGGATGGGCGAGAAGGCAGCGAGCCTGCGAGGGGCTCGCCGCCCTCCAGCCCTCGCGCCGGAGAAACTAGAAACCCACAGACAGAGAgtttacatgtatatatatatatatatatataaaaaaaaatagatgtgtGTAGCTGTAGCGTTGATACTGATGGTTAAAAAACAGATACCAGGCTGGTCCTGCACGATCCACGCGCAGCCCTACGTTCTGCTGAGAGATGCCCAGTCCGGCAGGTACGTCTGCGGGGCGGGTGCTGCCCCCGGGCTGCTGCAGCGCTGGTCACATTGCAGACTTCATCTCCCACTCCTGGAGAGCGGCCGAGACGGGTGGTCACCCCCCTGCGTCCCAGCGCCACGTGTGGTACCCGGCTCACCTTAACTCTGCCCACCCCACGCAGCTCCCGGCTGGTacctttctcttctgcagcactTTTCCCTTTTCGACGATGACCGGGGAGGGGGATGGCTTCAGGGCGCTCTTCGCCGACGCGGTGCGCTTCAACAGCGGCGTGAGGAATGAGCCCTGCTGGAAAAACGCAGCGGAGAGAGCGTGAGGCCTGTCCTCCCGA from Aptenodytes patagonicus chromosome 24, bAptPat1.pri.cur, whole genome shotgun sequence encodes:
- the FHIP2B gene encoding FHF complex subunit HOOK-interacting protein 2B isoform X2; this translates as MLSRLGALLQQAVETREPSVDLLEAFTEHWKGITGYYLEATDESIPARQTDIPWRLKQMLDILVYEEKQQPAGEAGPCLEYLLQHKVLETLGTLGKAEYPPGMRQQVLLFFSRVLGQVQHPLLHYLNVHRPVQKLLQLSGDRLGSGTEKEEVQFAAVLCTKIKQDPTLLAYILEGKSILNGKRAQELPASPVEEGTEHPPGTSTTAGSPSAEPSPPRRDSNLITSLVGLCKSKKSRVALKAGENLLLLVGLAQEAAAACLVRSSALCQLLTEHLCDLYSAVPACTDPADVLALERASWRSQGDAAGDGVFPGKESLAAFFGWLDYLDELVTGAHPVVADAITEAVEEKFFQGILQPQLLEMSELTILGATAMLTGTVRQIRAPPLLHRLVLFLLGPDRHPEIPGDAPHPLRTQLIDRCNHLSDEISLASLRLFEELLRKPHEHVAHSLALRNLEARGYLQRGPAMPDERGLPEPDPDEDGLDLEEDPYFTDGFPDAGFGMAKKPPPGSAPSGKGQVSEVVSSFLCLVPEEAKTSSCMEEGGYDTYVHDALGLVQACRASAAPCGWPPAPQPLDACHPEATFYEGHFLKVLFDRMTRILDQVTSVLSRLAAFPHPHLHEYLLDPYLNLAPGCRSLFSVLVRVIGDLMQRLQRVPHFRAKLLLVRRQLMGLVPGEQMDHAMLFKGVVVLEEFCKELAAIALVKGPPEGPP
- the FHIP2B gene encoding FHF complex subunit HOOK-interacting protein 2B isoform X1, with protein sequence MLSRLGALLQQAVETREPSVDLLEAFTEHWKGITGYYLEATDESIPARQTDIPWRLKQMLDILVYEEKQQPAGEAGPCLEYLLQHKVLETLGTLGKAEYPPGMRQQVLLFFSRVLGQVQHPLLHYLNVHRPVQKLLQLSGDRLGSGTEKEEVQFAAVLCTKIKQDPTLLAYILEGKSILNGKRAQELPASPVEEGTEHPPGTSTTAGSPSAEPSPPRRDSNLITSLVGLCKSKKSRVALKAGENLLLLVGLAQEAAAACLVRSSALCQLLTEHLCDLYSAVPACTDPADVLALERASWRSQGDAAGDGVFPGKESLAAFFGWLDYLDELVTGAHPVVADAITEAVEEKFFQGILQPQLLEMSELTILGATAMLTGTVRQIRAPPLLHRLVLFLLGPDRHPEIPGDAPHPLRTQLIDRCNHLSDEISLASLRLFEELLRKPHEHVAHSLALRNLEARGYLQRGPAMPDERGLPEPDPDEDGLDLEEDPYFTDGFPDAGFGMAKKPPPGSAPSGKGQVSEVVSSFLCLVPEEAKTSSCMEEGGYDTYVHDALGLVQACRASAAPCGWPPAPQPLDACHPEATFYEGHFLKVLFDRMTRILDQPYSLNLQVTSVLSRLAAFPHPHLHEYLLDPYLNLAPGCRSLFSVLVRVIGDLMQRLQRVPHFRAKLLLVRRQLMGLVPGEQMDHAMLFKGVVVLEEFCKELAAIALVKGPPEGPP
- the NUDT18 gene encoding 8-oxo-dGDP phosphatase NUDT18, translating into MGEAPASELDAVLGGGGWDVGASFEGPPPPTGPIRLGRNACYVVLAVLFNEEDGVLLVQEAKPECRGKWYLPAGRMEPGESVVAAMRREVKEETGLECEPLTLLALEERGPAWIRFAFLARPTGGTLKTLEEADAESLQAAWWARDPSELPLRAPDILPLLDLAARYRLSPPHPPTLPQELPCALLCLRLLVAFANNAGDLWVLLGTAGTPHLPVVACGTSPAELRGGLRLPVLQLLLDCLPSDPHPGPLGLLGLQHRAGGPGGADGVCFNMLLSIPPGSPGATPPEPRSPAFCWWHVEEESLRGRILQRLCAAATVPVRS